cctggactgcaaagagaacaaacctatccattctgaaggaaatcacccctgagtgctcactggaaggacagatcctgaagctgaggctccaatcctttggccatctcatgagaagagaagactcttcggaaaagaccctgatgttgggaaagtgtgaaggcaagaggagaaggggatgacagaggacgagatggttggacagtgtcatcgaagctaccaacatgaatttgacccaactccgggaggcagtggaagacaggagggcctggtgttctctggtccatgggctcatgaagagtcggacacgacttaatgactaaacaataacaacattcaAACCAATCTGGGTTTCTAAAACTTTCCAATATTATATCATGTTGAGGGCAGGAAGAGGGGAGATCAAGAAATATGATAATTTGAAAGTTGGAAAGTAGAGCTGATCAAGTCTGTTCTTTCTCACCGCCATATATTACTGtttaaacaatatttatttctgCAGACAAAACTCTGTTTAAGAATTGCAATTTTTTCACTTGATGGGATCTTTCAGACTACTAGTGGACACCGAAACATACTTAATCTGCACCAAAGCCTATGGAACTCCACAGAACTGAGGCCTCAGTTCAAGAACGTTTAGAACTCTATTtacaaaccttttttaaaaaaaggtttatatGAATGCATGGTCTCATTCAGATTTAAAGTTAGCAGTATAACTCTTAttccattatgcgatctttgagcTGCAATACCTCTGTTGCTAAAACCATAGGTCCATGAGTGTTAACTTTTTCAGAAAGGCACTGTTGATATGATTTGTCTCCTCCCCTCCATTGTGGCTgacaaaatattgttttaaacttGCAGGTGAAATCACAATGAGGCACGATATTGAACAATAAAATATgataatcaatattttaaaatgcaatgaacCCTCCactgaattaaaacaatttacaaatacatgagggaaaggagaaataaaagagacgaaacaagggggaaagaaagcacAGCAACACATGGGTTGTGCTTTTGCCACATGCaggtggcagaaggtggaataccttgcagaaaaaaaagaaaagaaaaaagaaagaaaagaaaagctggagCATTATTTGCTTGTCTATATGTACTGAAGAATTCAgtttccccactatgcctcttgtgagtacagccagcctgtgtggccttgggcaaggctGCACAGTTGCAGGgcatcccccagaagaagggaatggaaaaccacttctgagtacttccaCTTCTGGGAAAACCGGAAAAGGGTTGCTGAAAGTAatataattgacttgatggcacaagattatggaactggctggatagctcaatggtttaggcaactggctgtggaggcaaaggttgggagttcgattcccaagTGTGCCTAATACTGTAcaaagtacagccagcctgggtggcatTGGgcccagctgcacagtcccagggcacctccagaagaaaggaatgataagaTACTTCTGAGTATaatctacctgggaaaccctgagaaTGGCTGCCATAAGTATTAATTgacttagttagttaggcatccttcagtctctaaagactatggtaacgtgctctgtatggaggacttggtacagcgcctagtgtggttgagaaggccaattcgagagtgagtaattgacttgatggtgtatGATTATGGAACTGGCTTGAGGGTTCATTGGCTTAGGTGTCTGATTACAAAACTgaagattgggagttcgattccccacggtgcctcctgcaagcagagccagcctatgcGGCCtcgggcaagctccacagtcacccccccccccagaagaaaagagtgGTAAAcctgcttctgagtactttggacctggaaaacccttaaaaaaaGGTCTCCGTCACTCAGAACTTGACTGGACAGTAGGTTCTTTATGATATGCATTGACACTCTGCACCAGCAACAGAAGGGACATGTCGCTCAGGACTATAATCTGGATGGATCAACGGGATCGTTCCCACAGGACACCAACACGGCGAGGGGGCTGAAATGTAGAGGTGGTTCTGCTGGTGAGGGCGCGGAAGAGGAAAAGGCACCACATCTCCCGGgccccttttcctttcctattCCTCTTGGGAAACAGAAGCGCCCTCGTTCTTCGCGTgggacccccccttttttgttttttgtcctcGTTTCTCCTCGGGAACCGGCCACCACGCTGAGGGGCCCGAAGTGCTGGTGACGAGTCTGGGGTGGGCAGGAGCGGGTGCGTCTCTTGGCGGCGCGGTGCGCACGGCTCCCTTCACCCTCTTTCCAAGTCGccgaggcggcggcggggagggggggggttgcgGGTTTCTCTAGCTCGGTCCGTGCGAGCTGACGAGACCGAAGAACGGCaagaaggtggggtgggggggttgacggtgggaggtggtggtggggggtcagGCGCGGCTCGAGCTCCCTTTGGGTCCGCGCGTCGTGGTGGCGCAGGGTGGCCGAGGCGGCGGCGGGAGCGCCCGCGCGTCCTCCTTCCCTGGCCCTCTTGCTCGGGCGAAGGCGCGCCCCGCTGGCGGCTCCGCTCCTCCTCTTCGGGCACCCGCGCGGGAACCCCGGCGGCGAAGACTTCCAGCCTCCGCCGCGAAGCTCCCCAACCCGCCGGCGTCTCTCGGTCCGGGCGCGCCAATGGGACGCGCGGCCAGCAACAGCGGCGGGCGGCGGCGTCTCCGGAGCCGGCGCTTGGTAAGGAGAGGCTGAGTGGGGTCAACGGCGGAGCTTGGCCACGGCCCctctggggatggggtggggagcgcgctctggcctgggggggggggacggatggagagggagagagacgggGAGAGAGGGCCTTCGCATCTCCCGCTGGCCTAAGGCGCGCGTCAGCCCTGCCGGGCTGGGCAAGGGCTGGAGCATCGCTGAATGACTAGGCCCGGGCATTTGAGGGTTTTTAATAGCTAGGACCGGCATTGTAGCTCGGTGGAAAGCAGGGCCGGCCGACCAGGTGCCTTCCAGACAAGAGGCAGCCAACCTAGTAATCTCCCCGCGATTATTTGTGGTCAGGgagtatgggagttgtagtcccaaaccgCCGGGGCACGGGGGCGGGGGACGGGAGAGGGGCAGTGCCAGATTGCTTACTCTGCTGGAAGCACCTACTTGTTTTGATCTCGCTCTTTGCAAGGAGAAGAGAGGAGCAGGCGGGGCATACGGATTtaattgcttgtttgtttaatgaatttcccacccttctccccaaaaggacccaaagttTATCTTCTTTGACCCCCAACAAAAAGTTGCCACCTGATAGCGTTCGGATTTTtctctgcagtccaaaaaaagagttGATTAACTCATAGATGGATGAGTTGGGAGACAGACTTTGAAGGTTTCATCCCCTCTCCCTGCCGCTTCATAATGCCTTCCCTCCTTTGGAAATAGTATCATGAAAATACTGAGTTCCTTCTAAGTAATGCATAGAAGATGTAAACCTGCTTTTTGATACCACCTgtcagagcagtggttctcaaccttgggtccacagatgttcttggattacaactgccagcagtgctggccagaacagctagtggccaaggcttctgggagttgttattcaagaagatctggggatcAAAGGTTTGGGAGTCACTGTGttagagattctgggaactgaaccCAAAAGCCTTCTACAGAAAAAGTGTGTGCTTTAATGTTGATTGATGGTTTCTCTTTCCCGGAGAAATGGTTAAAAATCAAAGTCATTTTTACAGTGGGGAGGTCTGTGAAATATTTCTCAGTGTATTGAGTCAATAATCCCCTTTTCCCTGGTGTTTTCTATGGGTTCAAAGTTAGGAGAGATGGTTTTCAGTAAGGATACAGTATCAGTATTTCTTGCTAAGGTATCTCCTGTGCATTCAAGGGTTGTTTTGCACTCATGGAGAAATGGCCTTCCCCATCTATTACACGTGGCTTGTTAACTTACTTTTGGGTTTTGTGGGTGGTTTGTACACACAGGCTTCGTCCACCATGGAACTCAAGCTCCTGATGTGAAGTGCTGGGTTCTGAGGCGCCAGAACGACAGAGCCTTACTTCCTGTGAGGATGAACCTGACGGACTGGGCTGAGGAGAAGTGGACGGATCCCTCTAATTCCTCAGTGCAGTGGCCTCCACACTCTTGGAGCAGCAACGACACTTTTTCCTTGCAAGGGGATCTCCAGGAGATAATCCATACAGCCACTCTGGTTACCTGTACCTTCTTATTGGCCATTATATTCTGCTTGGGTTCCTACGGCAACCTCATTGTCTTCTTGTCCTTTTTTGACCCAGCTTTCCGGAAGTTCAGGACCAACTTTGACTTCATGATCCTCAACCTGTCCTTCTGTGACCTCTTCATTTGTGGGGTGACGGCCCCCATGTTCACTTTTGCTCTCTTCTTGGATTCTGCTGCTGGTATCCCTGATGCCTTTTGCTTCACCTTCCACCTCACCAGCTCTGGCTTCATCATCATGTCCCTCAAGACGGTGGCCGTGATCGCCCTCCACCGGCTGCGCATGGTGTTAGGGAAGCAGCCCAATCGGACTGCCTCTTTCCCTTGTACTCTCTTGCTGACTCTACTGATGTGGGCCACTAGCTTCActctagccacgctggccactaTGAGGACCCATAAATCTCGTCTCTGCCTACCCATCTCCAGCCTGGTCAATAGAGAAGGGAAGATCATCCCTTACTTGTATGTCATTGACTTCATATGTTGTGTGGCAGTGGTTTCAGTCTCTTACATCATGATAGCCCAAGCTTTGAGGAAAAATGCCCAGGTGCGGAAATGCCCTCCTGTCATCACGGTTGACGCCTCCAGGCCTCAGCCTTTTATAGGGCCACTGGCCAATGGATGCTCCGATGGGGTACAGGGCTCCATGCCGGCTCTTTACAGAAACCAAAATTACAACAAACTCCAGCAGATCCAAACCCATGCGTACACCAAGAACCTCAGCCAACTGCCGTCTGCACCAGCAGTCAGCAGGTTCCAGCTGGTGTCCACCGTTAATTTATCCACAGCCAAGGACTCCAAAGCTGTGGTGACGTGTGTTGTCATTGTGCTTTCTGTTTTAGTTTGTTGTCTCCCTTTGAGCATCTCTTTGGTGCAGGATGTTCTGTCCAGAAACAGTGGCTTTATCCTTTACCAGTTTGAACTCTGTGGATTTACACTCATTTTTTTCAAGTCCGGATTAAACCCTTTCATATACTCACGGAACAGCGCCGGGTTGAGGAGGAGGGTCCTTTGGTGCTTCCAGTACTTGGCCcttgtttttttctgctgcaaGCAGAAAACTAGGCTTCGAGCTGTCGGCAAAGGCAGCCTGGAGGCCAACCGGAACAAGTCGTCCCATCATGAAACCAACTCCGCTTACATGCTGTCTCCGAAGCCTCAGAAAAAATTTGTGGACCAAGCTTGCGGGCCTAGTCACTCGAAAGAAAGCGTGCTGAGCCCTAAAGGGTCTGCCGGCCACCAACATTACGGAGGCCAGAGTAGTTCCACGCCCATGAACACTCGTATTGAACCTTACTATAGCATCTACAACAGCTGCCCTTCCCAGGAAGTGAGCACACCCAACAGCTTGCAGGCCACAAACTCTCCCTTTGGCTTTGCCAAGTCTTACGTCGCCATGCATTACCACACGACGAATGACGTCGTGCGGCATTACGACAGTACTTCTGCTAAGCAGATCTCGGTTCCCTCCGTCTAGTTGGTAGGAGCTGAGGACGGTCTAATGTTCTACCACAGTGGTGGCCAACCTTTGCTTGTTCGTTTGTTGGTTTGGCCCGCATGCCACGAGTAGCTCAAAGTATCAGGTAGGGCCATTCTTGCATGTACAGCAGAATTCAGACACCTCCACCCTTTGAGGTCATTTTGCATTCAGTGCCCTGAGTAGACAGCTCATAGTCAGGTTTCCAAATTTTTCTATTGCCTTCCAGAGTCCCACTTCTGATTCTTGTATTGCAGGTTGGTGACCACACGTTCTGCTAGTTCActgctctctttttccccctcccttttaaagTTTCCTGGTTATTGTATTGAATGTTACACCCCAGAAGTACTTTTTTGTCCCTGAATGGCGGCACACGAGATTAAATCCATCTTTTGGCCAAAGCAACTGCTAACTACACATCGTAAGTTGTGCACTTACTTTAGACCCAAACCAGATATTTTAACGTTTATGCAGTAAACAGTGTTATGCAgtgttgtttaatttttgttttgtttttgcctgtttaTGCAGTACACATTTCTAGCATTAAAAGTAGTTGCTGTTAAAAGATCTTTACtctgaattatatatatataaaattggtCTTGCCAGTGGTTGGATGGGTGACTGTTAGAATCCCTTGCATTCACCCCGAGTTCCATAATTTAAATATAGTTAAATAGACAAACAAGCAGAAACAGTATTAGGGCAGAATTGAGGAAGCCCATGTCAAAGTAGAACCATATGGGCCCAAGTACATCAGAACTCCTGCTACAGTTGACAAATACTATCAGCCCCTTTCTAAATTTAAACAAATACATGAGAAGAGGTTTTTTCCTCCatgtaaatacagtattttcgCAGAACTACAGAATGTAAGGAAGTTAAAATGAGCTCATGTAAGATAGAAAGGACCTCCTTTCTATCATAGTTTTGTAAACAGGTCCTTCAAAGTTACCAGtccacaatatttttgtataaataGACATGATTATAAATTGTATTGGTGTGAAAATACTGTAAGTCATGAGTGGtatgaaagagaaatatttatcacatattggctgaaatcaagtcacatgtagagtagacccattgaatcagttgtaGGAATACTCATTCACCAAACCACCACTGATTCTCTGggtttggatttcagccattttatcaGTATCCCTCACAATAATCTTCTAAATTTACTCAGAATTATTATTCCCACCTTGTAATTCAGCAGGCTGAGAGTAAGTCAGTTGCCATCATCTATGGCTGCTGTGAgatatgagccagcagtgctAGTCAGCTGAAGTGAGGTGACTGTTTTACAAAAAAGTTGCtgtttccaaaatgtttttatcccTATTTAGACAGTAATATATGTCTATTGGTGGCTGCAATTACAGTAGTAAGCTTATTGGAATGGTTCAGTTTGTGGAATTTTTCAGTGCCAGTGTCCGCACTGGCCCCTCAATCTGATGTGGTTCGATCTGTGCCACAGCCTCTCTTTCTATGATCAATCCCTCTGCTGATCTCCAGCTCTCCTTCTTTGATTCATTGTAAATCCAGTGGGATTTTTAAAGATGTTGCACAGTGTTAGGGAAAATGGACAGTTTTCCCAAAGTCCACACATACAGAGACAGACACATACCATGGAAGTATAGTGatctgctgcagtttgttggagttgtttttatttcatataattttttacctccatttaaaaaaaaatccttactgaAGTGATATAGCACTATACTAATATATCAGTTCAGGGATAAGGTGATCTAATGTTAAATGTGatagtttgttttttaacaaaatgtcAAGGCAGCTACGGAGATCTGGGAGCGATTGGAAAGATGATcgaggctgctgctgccgccaccgccaccaccggGCACGTGAGTGGAGAGGCCGGCCCCTCGTGAAgtccagctgcgcagggatataatacccccatctctacgtAAGACAAGTAACAATAATTCAATTAATCGTACCAAACAGGCATGCTGGTAAAGAGAGTTTGGCCTGCAGCCTTCTTCCTCATAATGCTAGGGCCTTCAGCATAATGCTGAGCCTTCAGCATCCACTCTCTGCTGAAATGGTAACTCCCAGTAACTACATTGATTGGGGTTCTGTATCGTTCTCACTGCAGGACGTGGTGGCACACGCTTGTAATATAACATTTTGCTAaccacaaaagcaaaaaaagtatttttccaaaGTACCTGCGGAGATTTCAAGGATCTGTTTTTTGTATTAAGGGTCTTCTTCCCTTTCTGTGAATAACACAGAAAGTTCTTTGCATGATTTGGCACTCCTTGTCACATAATTACGTCCCCCCCCGCCCAATATCTGTCATGTAAATGCAGATCATCTTTATTGTGCAAGCATTGGTGTTCACAAGATAATGTTTTAGATACACATAAACATTTAATTTTGGTTAGTTATTAGTAGACAAACTGAAATTagcagaaacaaaatggaacgtAACAAGTAATTCTCACAAagtatgagagagaaaaaaaaacatttttgctaaTACGTTTTGCCTTCATAATTTTCTAACTTAGAAATAGCTCAAAAAATTCAGGTGAGGTAGTACAGTGCTTTTTGACCCTCtggcttctttcatttttttgttttgtttttatttcttatatGTTTTCTGGATTGTAAAGGGATACTACAATATTAATAAAACATTCCCTTCCGGTCTCTGATAGTATTGATGTATTATCCTGTCAACAAAAGAgatcaattattctgtgatgtTTCAGACAACCCTTCctattgtgtgtgtatgtgattcTAAATGTGATGGTTTCATTAAGATAGCATGGGGATTTGCTTGATGTAGATAGAagttaaataatattaataatagtgtgctttcaaatcagttctgactaattatgactctttccagggttttctaggtaatgaGTGCTCAGAACTGGcttatcattccttttttttctgggggcatcttgggactgtgcagtttgcctaagAGTATATACGATGGCTCTTTTCccatgaggcacagtggagaatcaatcATATACCTAACTCAATGAATTATCCAGCCGTCATAGCGAGAAGGGGGACAAAAATCTTAATACCCCAGTATCCCAATACGGGACTCATCATGGTGAATGCTCTTATTTAATCATACTCTATGTATTAATaggaggtggtggcgctgtgggctaaaccgcagaagcctctgtgctgcagggtcagaagaccaagcagtcataagatcgaatccacgcgacggagtgagctcccgtcgcttgtcccagctcccaccagcctagctgttcgaaagcatgcaaatgcgagtagataaatagggaccacctcggtgggaaggtaacagcgttccgtgtctaagtcacactggccatgtgaccacggaagattgtctttggacaaacgctggctctatggcttggaaacggggatgagcaccgccccctagagtcaaacacgactggacaaaaaaattgtcaaggggaacctttacctttacctatgtattaATATTGATGTGGCAGTTAAAATGTGAATCAGTGAACATTTTCATTCATTTAGTTTTTAACATGATACTGTTATTTCCCAAAGAGTTACTTATGTCCTTCACTCACTTTTTCAGAAGCAATGACTTGTAGTAAAATACAAAATAGACCATAAATTCTTAAGCTGTGGTCCGCAGACCCCCTCCCCCAGGGGCCTGCAATGTCCTTACAGGGGGTTTGCaaaagcttgaagaaatgttatgatcttttgcagttaaaatagaaaggaaggaaggaagaaagaacgaacaacatagaacaaaatcttaatttcccttgcttgtttgtgtaaaacgtGCCTTTTCTAAtctaccacctccattaaaaacaaacaaaagtaaaaactggttatgaaaataactgtttgatagcaaataattgTTTGGTATTTCTGCAcacggtgagaacatgcaagtgaatgatgctgagtagCTGAGAAACAGCACGTGACACTTCTTGCTACTGTGCGGACAGTCAGAAGCTGTGGGAAGAGAGTCGGAGCTGGTCAGTGTCAGTGCGAGCGAGTGTTTGGATGGACTTAGTGATCATGTTTCTTCTACAGTTTCTgttaataaaaccatttggttattttcaggtaaagtgacttttcaatattattgccgtgaattttgtaacaatacgtTTTGGCtaagcctcagaatggattgttggctgaatttgaaatgtaaaagaactgatgctgttaaTGAGGGtacatcctgttcaaagcaaaatgaagcttacTCCAGCCATCTTAAAAAGTGTCGCCGTTATggcaaggaatatctgtcgaCGAGACACATCATGAGGAactttaaatgcatatttgatgcactttggggttttaaatcttgagttaagtcttggcgGTCCATGGCAACAAATGgtatttaaagggggtctgtgGTAAATAAAAGGTCAAGAACCTCTGAAATAGACCattaaacacacacgcacacgcacacgcacacgcacacaccacaAAAAGCAGCAGataaaataaaccttttaaaaGCTTACTAATTAttaccagggatgtggtggcactgcaggttaaaccacagaagcctctgtgctgcaaggtctgaagaccatccgttgtaagatcgaatccacacaatggagtgagctcccgtcgcttgtcccagttcctgccaacttagctgttcaaaagcatgtaaatgtgagtagataaataggtaccaccacggtgggaaggtaacggcatcccgtgtctagtcgcactggccatgtgaccacggaaactgtctccggacaaacgctggctctacggcttggaaacggggatgagcactgcgccttagaatcggacacgactggactaaatgtcaaggggaacctttacctttaccttactattaTGTCCTGTCAGGTTGATTTTGACTTCAATATTTCCTGAGTCTTCTTAGTATAAAATAGTCAGAGGTAATTTAACAGATCCTCCTTCTGGTGAtgttctgggactatgcagctttcccaagactGGAGATTGAACAATTGCAGGATCAGAGAGTCCTTAAACTTATTTCAGCCTATGTCTTAAGCTCATCCCACAAACAATGGCCATaccatttttaaatgaatatttaataTTAATGTACAAATTAACAAAATTATCGCATACATAAACAACAAAAAGTAGTGACTCAAACTGGCATGGTTGCAACACTGATTCACTGACCACCTTATCTCAACCTTTGGCTTCTGTGAACCCAACCAGTGCAGCAAAGGGTTAGGAATTCCAAGAGCTGtcgtccaaaacatctgaaatgtTGAGAATCCTTGTTCTAGATAGAATACAAAATTTACTGAAACTAGCAAGTTTTCCTCTGGCCATTGGTTACAGCTCTACATAGTAGATAAGAATATTCTCACATGTTTGCCT
The Pogona vitticeps strain Pit_001003342236 chromosome 1, PviZW2.1, whole genome shotgun sequence genome window above contains:
- the GPR75 gene encoding putative G-protein coupled receptor 75; protein product: MNLTDWAEEKWTDPSNSSVQWPPHSWSSNDTFSLQGDLQEIIHTATLVTCTFLLAIIFCLGSYGNLIVFLSFFDPAFRKFRTNFDFMILNLSFCDLFICGVTAPMFTFALFLDSAAGIPDAFCFTFHLTSSGFIIMSLKTVAVIALHRLRMVLGKQPNRTASFPCTLLLTLLMWATSFTLATLATMRTHKSRLCLPISSLVNREGKIIPYLYVIDFICCVAVVSVSYIMIAQALRKNAQVRKCPPVITVDASRPQPFIGPLANGCSDGVQGSMPALYRNQNYNKLQQIQTHAYTKNLSQLPSAPAVSRFQLVSTVNLSTAKDSKAVVTCVVIVLSVLVCCLPLSISLVQDVLSRNSGFILYQFELCGFTLIFFKSGLNPFIYSRNSAGLRRRVLWCFQYLALVFFCCKQKTRLRAVGKGSLEANRNKSSHHETNSAYMLSPKPQKKFVDQACGPSHSKESVLSPKGSAGHQHYGGQSSSTPMNTRIEPYYSIYNSCPSQEVSTPNSLQATNSPFGFAKSYVAMHYHTTNDVVRHYDSTSAKQISVPSV